Proteins encoded by one window of Monoglobus pectinilyticus:
- a CDS encoding polysaccharide deacetylase family protein — MNRVRSRINRRRRNTIIIIVIIAVLAAFLVPYWTEPGIPVFMYHCVADEPRGGDENLYCRPAQIEEQFKYLSDNGYTTLFADEYEQAYSTYKPVILTFDDGYEDNYIELFPLLKKYHMKATIFVVSSYVGTKGYLSEGQLKEMVGSGLVSIQSHTAHHVDLSNEDKSHMDQEFRESCAALAKITGKNVTTISYPGGYFNDKVLNEVQRYFTYAYAIDTNEYSKDNHYEISRGGVYRNTTLESFSMALRTYSQRRLIREMFKLKHKIFG; from the coding sequence ATGAACAGAGTTAGATCAAGAATAAACAGAAGACGAAGAAACACCATTATTATAATAGTTATTATAGCTGTTTTAGCTGCATTTTTAGTTCCTTATTGGACTGAACCCGGGATTCCGGTATTTATGTACCATTGTGTGGCGGATGAACCCAGGGGCGGAGATGAAAATTTATATTGCCGTCCGGCTCAGATAGAGGAACAGTTTAAATACCTTAGCGACAATGGTTATACGACTTTGTTTGCTGACGAGTATGAACAGGCTTACAGCACTTATAAGCCTGTTATACTTACATTTGACGATGGGTATGAGGATAATTATATTGAATTGTTTCCGCTTTTGAAAAAGTACCATATGAAAGCAACAATATTTGTTGTTTCCTCATATGTCGGAACTAAAGGATATCTTTCGGAAGGACAGCTGAAAGAAATGGTTGGCAGCGGTCTTGTAAGCATACAGAGCCATACGGCTCATCATGTGGATTTATCCAATGAAGATAAAAGTCATATGGATCAGGAATTCAGAGAGTCGTGCGCGGCTTTAGCTAAGATAACCGGTAAAAATGTCACAACTATTTCGTATCCAGGAGGTTACTTTAACGATAAGGTCTTGAATGAAGTTCAAAGGTATTTTACATACGCATATGCGATAGACACAAATGAATATTCAAAAGATAATCATTATGAAATATCAAGAGGCGGCGTGTATAGAAATACTACTTTGGAATCGTTTTCTATGGCGCTTCGCACCTATTCACAAAGACGCCTTATCAGAGAGATGTTTAAATTAAAGCATAAGATTTTTGGATAA
- the dnaX gene encoding DNA polymerase III subunit gamma/tau: protein MSEKYQALYRKWRPMTFDDVVGQNHITETLKHELASEKIGHAYLFCGTRGTGKTTTAKIFSRAVNCENPKDGEPCNVCDTCKGIIDGRIMDVYEMDAASNNGVDAIRNLREEVIYTPAGCKYKVYIIDEVHMLTIQAFNALLKTLEEPPEHALFILATTEPQKIPQTILSRCQRYDFKRIGVDDIAGRLKKVAAAEGINATEDALELIAEIGDGSMRDALSVLDRCSAFGEELRRENVSEIVGIVDERVLFDITEDVISNNVSGAIAKLDGLLNMGKDVLTFFEDYIEHLRSVLLCNECEKPEKVLEKSPEAIEKYKSQAEKLTATQLIYGITVLNEYHGRAKSMAIPRIAAEVALIKFCKPKYSSEVDALNARIEKLEQLVGRGAAAVQLPEIKSEAVHHDKNPDAPPWNVQSENKDIDSSQKKEEPKSATSTEINNMAWDMWPEALEAIKQSSKRLYMYLYKAEVTLNGDTVDIEVGLKSAYDSVATANGIDYLSELFSKVAGTNLRARVFMKGEHSKKEQSGSQASIMDIVNKKEQFGDIIKVKGEQ from the coding sequence GTGTCCGAAAAATACCAGGCTTTATATAGAAAATGGAGACCTATGACGTTTGACGACGTTGTAGGACAGAATCATATTACGGAAACGCTGAAACATGAGCTTGCTTCTGAAAAAATCGGGCATGCCTACTTGTTTTGCGGCACTAGAGGCACGGGAAAAACAACAACAGCGAAAATATTCTCCAGAGCTGTAAACTGTGAAAATCCTAAAGACGGAGAACCCTGTAATGTGTGTGATACTTGCAAGGGTATTATCGACGGCAGAATTATGGACGTTTATGAGATGGACGCTGCCAGCAATAACGGTGTTGACGCTATACGTAACCTGCGTGAAGAGGTGATTTATACGCCGGCCGGATGTAAGTATAAGGTATATATAATAGATGAGGTCCATATGCTTACGATACAGGCGTTTAATGCTCTTCTTAAAACTCTTGAGGAGCCTCCTGAACACGCACTGTTTATTTTAGCGACGACTGAACCTCAGAAAATACCGCAGACAATTTTATCCAGGTGTCAGAGATACGATTTTAAAAGAATCGGCGTTGATGATATTGCCGGGAGATTAAAAAAAGTAGCGGCTGCCGAGGGGATAAATGCTACGGAAGACGCGCTTGAACTTATTGCGGAAATCGGCGACGGTTCAATGAGAGACGCGCTAAGCGTTTTAGACAGATGTTCTGCTTTTGGTGAAGAGCTGCGGCGTGAAAATGTTTCTGAAATAGTAGGAATAGTTGACGAGAGAGTTTTGTTTGATATAACTGAGGATGTTATTTCAAATAATGTCAGCGGAGCTATTGCGAAACTGGACGGACTTTTGAATATGGGTAAGGATGTTCTGACATTCTTTGAGGATTATATAGAACATCTTCGTTCTGTACTGCTCTGTAATGAGTGTGAAAAACCGGAAAAGGTGCTTGAAAAGTCGCCGGAGGCGATTGAAAAATACAAATCTCAGGCTGAAAAACTTACTGCAACGCAGTTGATTTATGGAATAACTGTTCTTAATGAATATCACGGCAGGGCAAAGTCTATGGCTATTCCTAGGATTGCGGCAGAAGTTGCTTTGATAAAATTCTGTAAACCTAAATATAGTTCTGAGGTTGATGCGCTTAATGCGCGGATTGAAAAGCTTGAGCAATTGGTTGGAAGAGGAGCTGCGGCAGTTCAGCTTCCTGAAATTAAATCTGAAGCAGTACATCATGATAAAAATCCTGACGCACCGCCATGGAACGTTCAGTCTGAAAATAAAGATATAGATTCATCACAAAAAAAGGAAGAACCCAAATCTGCTACTTCGACTGAAATTAATAATATGGCCTGGGATATGTGGCCTGAGGCGCTGGAAGCGATAAAGCAAAGCAGCAAGAGATTGTATATGTATCTGTATAAGGCGGAAGTCACATTGAACGGTGATACGGTCGATATTGAAGTAGGGCTGAAATCAGCATATGATTCAGTTGCAACGGCTAACGGTATAGATTATCTTTCTGAGTTGTTTTCGAAGGTAGCAGGAACAAATTTGCGCGCCAGAGTGTTTATGAAAGGTGAACATTCAAAGAAGGAGCAATCCGGGAGTCAGGCTTCGATAATGGATATAGTGAACAAGAAAGAGCAGTTTGGAGATATAATAAAGGTGAAAGGAGAACAATAA
- a CDS encoding YbaB/EbfC family nucleoid-associated protein encodes MAKGFPRGMGGGMGNMNQMIKQAQKMQEQMAKMQEEMETKTFSAEVGGGAVSATVNGKKELQEIILKEEAVDPDDIEMLQDLIVAAVNEAMRKADKDSETQMNSLTGGINIPGLM; translated from the coding sequence ATGGCAAAAGGATTTCCAAGAGGAATGGGCGGCGGAATGGGCAATATGAACCAGATGATAAAGCAGGCTCAGAAGATGCAGGAGCAGATGGCAAAGATGCAGGAAGAGATGGAAACAAAAACTTTTTCTGCTGAGGTCGGCGGCGGAGCCGTTTCTGCAACAGTTAACGGAAAGAAAGAACTTCAGGAGATTATTCTCAAGGAGGAAGCTGTAGACCCTGATGATATAGAGATGCTGCAGGATTTGATAGTTGCGGCTGTGAACGAGGCTATGAGAAAGGCTGATAAGGACAGCGAGACGCAAATGAACAGCCTGACCGGAGGAATAAATATTCCCGGACTTATGTAA
- a CDS encoding cysteine desulfurase family protein, with protein sequence MEIYFDNSATTRPYDEVASAVFDTMSNNYGNPSSLHKLGIEAERAVKTAKERVAAGIKANPSEILFTSGGTESDNIALFGTASANRGRHIISTPLEHPAIINTLGELRERGYKIDYTPVDSSGKVILKDFERLIRPDTFLVTAMIVNNEIGTIEPIAEMAKILKSVNPRAVFHTDAVQGFGKVPINVDALGVDLVSLSAHKVHGPKGMGALYIRRGTKIKPIIYGGGQQQGMRSGTENVPGMVGFGIAAKIATTDLGKKIERMSALKERLKNGILNSIDNVRINTPDNNAPHILNVSFGGTKAEVVLHSLEMQDIFVSSGSACSSHKKEPSYVLTEIGVPRKMIDGSIRFSLSEFSTEEDVDITIEALKKIIPRLRKLNLK encoded by the coding sequence ATGGAAATATATTTTGACAACAGTGCCACCACCAGACCATATGACGAGGTGGCTTCGGCTGTCTTTGATACTATGAGCAATAACTACGGCAATCCGTCATCCTTGCATAAGCTGGGCATAGAGGCAGAGCGTGCCGTAAAAACAGCAAAAGAAAGAGTTGCCGCAGGTATAAAAGCAAACCCATCTGAAATTTTATTCACATCGGGAGGAACCGAATCTGATAATATCGCATTGTTCGGAACGGCCTCTGCAAACCGCGGAAGACACATAATCTCTACGCCTTTGGAACATCCGGCTATTATTAACACTTTAGGCGAATTAAGAGAGAGGGGATATAAGATAGATTATACTCCTGTTGATTCAAGTGGAAAGGTGATTTTAAAGGATTTTGAAAGGCTTATTCGGCCTGATACTTTTTTGGTGACAGCTATGATTGTCAATAATGAGATAGGTACTATTGAGCCTATAGCTGAAATGGCAAAGATTTTGAAATCTGTAAATCCGAGAGCTGTATTTCATACTGACGCAGTTCAAGGATTTGGGAAAGTTCCGATTAACGTAGACGCGTTAGGCGTCGATTTGGTTTCATTAAGCGCACATAAAGTTCACGGTCCTAAGGGAATGGGCGCGCTTTATATCCGCCGCGGAACAAAAATAAAACCTATAATATACGGCGGAGGTCAGCAGCAGGGTATGCGTTCGGGAACTGAAAACGTACCCGGCATGGTAGGTTTTGGTATTGCAGCTAAAATTGCTACAACTGACCTTGGCAAGAAAATCGAGAGGATGTCTGCACTTAAAGAAAGATTAAAAAACGGAATTTTAAATTCTATAGATAACGTTAGAATAAATACGCCTGATAATAATGCGCCTCATATATTGAATGTATCATTTGGGGGAACAAAGGCCGAGGTTGTGCTTCATTCTCTTGAGATGCAGGATATATTTGTATCCAGCGGAAGCGCATGCAGCAGTCATAAAAAAGAACCAAGCTATGTGTTAACTGAAATCGGTGTTCCAAGAAAGATGATAGATGGAAGTATTCGTTTTAGTCTTTCAGAATTTTCAACTGAAGAAGATGTTGATATTACTATTGAGGCACTAAAAAAGATAATTCCGAGATTAAGAAAGCTAAATTTAAAATAA
- the thiI gene encoding tRNA uracil 4-sulfurtransferase ThiI: MQKIDLILLKYGEIALKGLNRPLFEQKLIDNIASATAPIGKFSIKRAQSTIYVEPLEDGIDMMETIKRLQKVFGVVNICPAVRCEKNMDSINKTAVECMKSIDCAGKTFKVESKREDKKFPLNSPQISREVGGEILKNVKDLKVDVHNPDITVQVEIRGDAYVFAEKFSGAGGMPVGSSGRAALLLSGGIDSPVAGYMIAKRGVTLDAVYFHSPPYTSERAKDKVVDLAKIVAQYSRGIKLYVVPFTDIQLDIIEKCPKNYLTVIMRRIMMRIAEKIALSNGAQALITGESIGQVASQTMEALYCTNSAVNLPVFRPCIGMDKEEIVKISKQIDAYETSIQPYEDCCTIFVPKHPKTKPKLDEIAEAEKNLSDIEFMINEAIEGAEVLYIN; this comes from the coding sequence ATGCAGAAGATAGATTTAATTTTATTAAAGTACGGAGAGATTGCTCTAAAAGGTCTTAACCGTCCCTTATTTGAGCAGAAGCTTATTGACAACATCGCGTCTGCAACGGCTCCGATTGGTAAATTCAGTATCAAAAGGGCGCAGTCTACTATTTATGTTGAGCCGCTTGAAGACGGTATAGATATGATGGAAACCATAAAGCGTCTGCAAAAGGTTTTCGGCGTAGTCAATATCTGTCCGGCAGTTCGCTGTGAAAAAAATATGGACAGCATAAACAAGACTGCTGTGGAATGTATGAAATCTATTGACTGCGCCGGAAAGACGTTTAAAGTAGAATCAAAACGCGAAGACAAGAAGTTTCCTTTGAATTCGCCTCAAATCAGCAGGGAAGTCGGAGGGGAAATATTAAAGAATGTTAAAGACTTGAAAGTTGACGTGCATAATCCGGACATCACTGTTCAAGTGGAAATCCGCGGTGACGCGTATGTTTTTGCGGAAAAATTCAGCGGCGCAGGCGGTATGCCGGTCGGCAGCAGCGGGAGAGCTGCCTTGTTGCTCAGCGGAGGAATTGACAGCCCGGTAGCGGGGTATATGATTGCAAAGCGTGGAGTAACTTTAGACGCGGTGTACTTCCACAGTCCGCCTTATACGAGCGAGCGTGCAAAAGATAAGGTGGTTGATTTAGCGAAAATAGTTGCCCAGTATTCAAGGGGTATAAAGCTGTATGTTGTGCCGTTTACAGATATTCAGCTGGATATAATCGAAAAGTGCCCGAAAAATTATCTGACGGTTATCATGAGAAGAATAATGATGAGAATAGCTGAGAAAATTGCTTTGTCAAACGGCGCGCAAGCGCTTATAACCGGAGAAAGTATAGGGCAGGTTGCAAGTCAGACTATGGAAGCTCTTTACTGCACAAATTCAGCTGTAAATCTTCCGGTATTCAGGCCGTGTATCGGTATGGATAAAGAGGAGATAGTGAAAATTTCAAAGCAGATAGACGCTTATGAGACTTCAATTCAGCCGTATGAGGATTGCTGTACTATATTTGTACCAAAACATCCTAAGACGAAACCAAAACTTGATGAGATAGCAGAGGCTGAGAAAAATCTCAGCGATATTGAATTTATGATAAATGAGGCTATTGAGGGCGCTGAAGTTTTGTATATTAATTAA
- a CDS encoding competence/damage-inducible protein A, translating into MTFELLSVGTELLLGSIVNTNAQYLSRRLSELGFNVYYTTVVGDNPDRLKSALEIAAGRADAVITTGGLGPTVDDLTKETIAEYCGLKCVMDEESKERIINRFHKGNSYMPENNFKQAEMPEGCIILKNENGTAPGAIVEGEDCIFIMLPGPPSEMKPMFDNSVIPYLEKYSDGVIRSKSLLVFGYGESAVDEMLGDLMNNSKNPTVAPYAKTGQVELRITAKADTVQEAKEMLKPMEEKIISILGDKVYGRGIDNSMENVVVQLLRDKKLKVTCAESCTGGMVAEKITSVPGASECFDCGYVTYSNEQKTELLGVSAETLKSVGAVSEETALEMSKGALEKSGADIAVSITGIAGPEGGTDEKPVGLVYISVCTEDFHKAYKFNLTGERGMVRERAALYALDLIRRCALGIIDKEAEYIW; encoded by the coding sequence ATGACATTTGAGTTATTGTCAGTGGGAACGGAATTGCTGCTGGGGTCAATAGTAAACACTAACGCCCAATATCTTAGCAGAAGACTGAGTGAATTGGGTTTTAATGTATACTATACTACGGTGGTTGGAGACAATCCGGACAGGCTGAAATCGGCGCTTGAGATAGCTGCCGGAAGAGCAGACGCTGTGATTACTACCGGAGGTCTTGGCCCTACAGTTGACGACCTCACGAAAGAAACCATAGCAGAATACTGCGGTTTGAAATGTGTTATGGATGAAGAAAGCAAGGAGCGGATAATAAATCGTTTTCATAAAGGCAATTCATATATGCCTGAAAATAATTTCAAGCAGGCGGAGATGCCTGAGGGATGTATTATTTTAAAAAATGAGAACGGCACAGCTCCAGGTGCGATAGTTGAGGGAGAAGACTGCATTTTTATAATGCTGCCGGGACCGCCCAGCGAGATGAAACCCATGTTTGACAATAGCGTTATACCATATCTTGAGAAATATTCTGACGGTGTGATACGTTCTAAATCTTTGCTGGTATTTGGGTATGGCGAATCTGCGGTTGATGAGATGCTCGGGGATTTGATGAACAATTCTAAAAATCCAACTGTTGCGCCGTACGCCAAAACAGGGCAGGTGGAACTGCGTATTACCGCAAAGGCTGATACTGTTCAAGAAGCAAAAGAAATGTTAAAGCCAATGGAGGAGAAAATTATATCTATACTCGGAGACAAGGTTTACGGCAGAGGTATAGATAATTCTATGGAGAATGTTGTGGTTCAGCTGCTGCGTGATAAGAAGCTTAAAGTTACGTGTGCGGAGAGCTGCACTGGTGGTATGGTTGCGGAAAAGATAACAAGTGTTCCGGGAGCTTCTGAATGTTTTGACTGCGGTTATGTAACATATTCAAATGAGCAGAAGACAGAGCTTTTGGGAGTGAGCGCCGAAACACTTAAAAGCGTGGGCGCTGTATCAGAGGAAACGGCTTTGGAAATGTCAAAAGGCGCGCTAGAAAAATCAGGAGCGGATATTGCTGTTTCAATAACCGGAATAGCAGGGCCGGAAGGCGGCACCGATGAGAAACCAGTGGGGCTGGTTTATATTTCTGTGTGTACTGAAGATTTTCATAAGGCGTATAAATTTAATCTCACAGGTGAAAGAGGGATGGTGCGCGAGCGTGCCGCTCTATATGCGCTGGATTTGATTCGGCGCTGCGCCTTGGGGATAATAGATAAAGAGGCTGAATATATTTGGTGA
- a CDS encoding S-layer homology domain-containing protein, translated as MKLTKTFIILLCFSIFIGLSPAYALDDETGFELLDTKDISDLNGKAYYYKHTETGAEVVFLENDSEKLEFSIGFKTPPIDNKGANHVLEHSLLCGSEKYPTKNIMNYLNSNSLAEIINAFTVDDCTYYSIKTANKTEYYNLIDVYMNGIFHPMLLKDENIFKQQGIRLEYIDGKVQYNGVVYNELKIKNLESTENSINFLSDKLYTEIYGNTPPSFNSGGTAEGIKTLSYDDLMRVYHNYYIPSNSMTYISGKQDIKTTLKLLDSFFNGFSNQKPDIAFNDAKQLPENQISEYNITADTQTVDIGFMSSGAMMSEGNEELYAREIIFNLILQKMNEVNNKTFVTGGNSGGISNSALLVTEIPINEKDNIINTYNAILKQFSEKGFDCSELNSAVGEYISNRKDPYIYAPDLTLFDGIIYKNDPFYYTGISETEKYLKENPEFFRVILDKYFIQNPYSKIVISGNGNKSPEYDDTLSLSSEEIEKIKNDTENFNNWVDEPDSPEVIAGIPSLTLDEVKNAPEYYEPKYENVENIPFYYTEKLSTDSSTASLLFPIQDSDLNYIQLLNSLLTRQAQKLNISNVYFDILSMESYNDENKFDPQLIISMSSPDNEITELLEKVIEFLNNDSIWNQNDFEEYLKTAPDEILKNGYRDPFYLSYELMHSSQSAEKRLYSSTRGSIGQGSVPYYHFLKNTNLHNAPQILTRLKDMVQNIILNTAPTVEYAGGNGYNDFKTAVCEYFKDSKQAENSHINLPVGCYSAAAITNIEDSNHFMQAGYFSKNLYTGKMNVLAKVLTTKYILPTMRGKYGAYGAGVSFDDSGMVCSVASLTDIDLAIKIWDGMDDYLKSLDMTQKELDAIIVPVVKEYDEYYNNSEYGATMALTGKTNGDIKKVRDEMISTTVEDLKQFAGLIDELTAQKRIFAVLSKKAADNAEFKFAYYANANTLEITPRLKENPGKYIKGDTDNTLPQDRYLTRAETAEIISRLLVDERKPVNQNKFKDIKTDDWFYDSVISVYEKQIMKGYDDKTFLPDNNITRAEFAAVFSKFIYEVTDKSEVNYNDLDFNDWFYTPVSKMTNCGYMNGYEDGTFRPNDYITRDEAVTVIDRMINSK; from the coding sequence ATGAAACTGACAAAAACTTTTATAATACTGCTATGTTTTTCAATATTTATAGGATTAAGTCCTGCCTACGCATTAGATGATGAAACAGGATTTGAACTGCTGGACACAAAAGATATTTCCGACTTAAACGGAAAAGCCTATTACTATAAGCATACAGAAACAGGCGCCGAAGTCGTGTTTCTTGAAAACGACTCCGAAAAACTGGAATTTTCTATTGGCTTTAAGACGCCGCCGATTGATAATAAGGGTGCAAATCATGTTTTGGAACACAGTTTGCTCTGCGGCAGTGAAAAATATCCGACCAAGAATATAATGAATTATCTAAACAGCAACTCTCTCGCAGAAATAATAAACGCTTTCACAGTTGACGACTGCACTTATTATTCTATAAAGACTGCAAACAAAACGGAATATTATAATCTTATTGATGTTTATATGAACGGAATTTTTCATCCTATGTTATTAAAAGATGAAAATATTTTTAAACAGCAGGGAATAAGGCTTGAATACATTGACGGAAAAGTACAATATAATGGGGTTGTATACAATGAGCTTAAAATAAAGAACTTAGAAAGCACCGAAAACTCAATAAACTTTTTATCCGATAAATTATATACTGAAATTTATGGAAACACACCCCCGTCATTCAACAGCGGCGGTACAGCTGAGGGTATAAAAACTTTAAGTTATGACGACTTAATGCGGGTTTATCACAACTATTATATTCCGTCAAACAGTATGACTTATATTTCCGGCAAGCAGGATATAAAAACTACTCTGAAACTCTTAGACAGTTTTTTTAATGGATTTTCAAATCAAAAGCCTGATATAGCCTTTAATGACGCAAAACAACTGCCTGAAAATCAGATAAGCGAATATAATATCACCGCTGATACTCAAACAGTTGATATTGGATTTATGTCTTCCGGCGCTATGATGTCTGAAGGCAATGAGGAATTGTATGCAAGAGAAATAATTTTCAACCTGATACTGCAAAAAATGAATGAAGTAAACAATAAGACTTTTGTTACCGGCGGCAACAGCGGCGGTATATCAAATTCAGCTCTGCTGGTTACTGAAATACCTATAAACGAAAAAGATAATATAATCAACACTTATAATGCAATATTAAAACAATTTTCTGAAAAGGGATTTGACTGCAGCGAACTGAACAGCGCAGTTGGCGAATACATATCAAACCGAAAAGACCCCTATATTTATGCGCCGGACCTCACATTATTTGACGGAATTATATATAAAAATGACCCGTTCTATTATACAGGCATATCAGAGACAGAAAAATATTTAAAAGAGAATCCTGAGTTCTTTAGAGTAATTTTAGATAAATATTTCATTCAAAATCCGTACAGCAAGATAGTTATATCCGGAAATGGAAACAAATCGCCCGAATACGACGATACGCTGTCACTAAGTTCTGAGGAGATAGAAAAGATAAAAAATGATACGGAAAACTTCAATAATTGGGTGGATGAACCCGACTCGCCTGAGGTTATCGCCGGCATCCCTTCTCTTACGCTTGATGAAGTTAAAAATGCTCCTGAATACTATGAACCCAAATATGAAAACGTTGAAAATATTCCGTTTTATTATACTGAAAAACTATCAACCGATTCCTCAACAGCCAGTCTGTTATTCCCTATTCAAGATTCAGATTTAAATTACATCCAGCTGCTAAACTCACTTTTGACAAGGCAAGCTCAAAAGTTAAATATTTCAAATGTATATTTTGATATACTATCGATGGAAAGTTATAATGATGAAAATAAATTTGACCCACAGCTAATAATTTCCATGTCTTCGCCAGACAATGAAATTACTGAGCTGCTTGAAAAAGTGATAGAATTTTTGAATAACGACTCTATTTGGAATCAAAACGATTTTGAAGAGTATCTCAAAACAGCTCCCGATGAGATTTTAAAAAATGGATACCGCGACCCTTTTTATCTTTCATACGAGTTAATGCACTCCTCACAATCCGCAGAAAAAAGACTATATTCATCAACCCGCGGCAGTATCGGACAAGGTTCAGTGCCTTATTATCACTTTTTGAAAAATACCAATTTACATAATGCTCCGCAAATATTGACAAGGCTTAAAGACATGGTACAAAATATAATATTAAACACCGCTCCAACAGTTGAATATGCCGGCGGAAATGGATACAATGATTTTAAGACTGCTGTCTGTGAATATTTTAAAGATTCAAAACAAGCTGAAAACTCTCATATAAATCTGCCGGTTGGCTGCTATTCCGCGGCCGCGATAACTAATATTGAAGATTCAAACCATTTTATGCAGGCAGGTTATTTCAGCAAAAATCTTTACACCGGTAAAATGAACGTTCTCGCAAAAGTTCTCACAACAAAATACATTCTCCCAACAATGCGGGGTAAATACGGCGCATACGGAGCCGGCGTTTCCTTTGATGACTCCGGTATGGTATGTTCAGTAGCCAGTCTTACGGATATTGATTTGGCAATAAAGATATGGGATGGAATGGACGATTATCTAAAATCTCTGGACATGACGCAAAAAGAGCTTGACGCGATAATCGTTCCTGTAGTAAAAGAATATGATGAATACTATAATAATTCTGAATATGGAGCGACTATGGCGCTGACCGGCAAAACAAACGGCGACATTAAAAAAGTCCGGGATGAAATGATTTCAACAACTGTGGAAGACTTGAAACAATTTGCCGGACTGATAGACGAGCTTACAGCCCAAAAAAGAATCTTTGCTGTTTTAAGCAAAAAAGCGGCGGATAACGCCGAGTTTAAATTTGCTTATTATGCAAATGCAAACACTCTTGAAATTACGCCAAGATTAAAGGAGAACCCCGGCAAATACATTAAAGGTGACACTGATAATACGCTTCCGCAGGATAGATATTTAACAAGAGCCGAAACGGCTGAAATTATTTCACGTCTGCTTGTCGATGAACGCAAGCCTGTAAATCAAAATAAATTTAAAGATATTAAAACAGACGACTGGTTTTATGATTCAGTAATTTCAGTTTACGAAAAACAAATTATGAAAGGTTATGATGATAAGACATTTCTTCCTGACAACAATATAACCCGAGCCGAGTTTGCCGCTGTTTTTTCAAAATTTATATATGAAGTAACAGATAAGTCTGAAGTAAATTATAATGATTTGGACTTTAACGACTGGTTTTACACACCGGTGTCAAAAATGACAAACTGCGGATACATGAACGGATACGAAGACGGAACATTTAGACCTAACGACTATATAACAAGAGATGAAGCGGTGACCGTTATAGACCGAATGATAAACTCAAAATAA
- a CDS encoding RNA polymerase sigma factor, producing the protein MDDKKIIDLYFNRDESAIPETSSKYGRLINSIAYNILKNITDSEECENDTYYAAWNQIPPQIPRCLPAFLGRITRNIALNKYDYYSAAMRNREFETELSELENILSGGETPEEKYEAREVAEFISHFLKTKSLTKRVIFVKRYWYSDSISKIAKDYKFSESKVKSILMRLRNELKIYLERQGIRL; encoded by the coding sequence ATGGACGACAAAAAAATAATAGATTTATATTTTAATAGGGATGAATCCGCCATCCCTGAAACATCATCCAAGTATGGGAGGCTGATAAATTCTATAGCATACAACATTTTAAAAAATATCACCGACTCGGAGGAGTGCGAAAACGATACATATTATGCGGCGTGGAATCAGATTCCGCCTCAAATACCACGCTGCCTGCCCGCTTTTCTTGGGCGTATAACAAGAAATATAGCGCTCAACAAATATGACTATTATTCAGCGGCAATGCGCAACCGTGAATTTGAAACTGAATTATCCGAACTTGAAAATATATTATCAGGCGGAGAAACGCCGGAGGAAAAATATGAAGCTCGTGAAGTTGCAGAATTTATCAGTCATTTTCTTAAAACAAAAAGTTTAACCAAACGAGTTATATTTGTAAAGCGGTATTGGTATTCAGACTCAATTTCAAAAATAGCGAAAGATTACAAATTCTCAGAAAGCAAAGTAAAGTCTATCTTAATGAGACTTAGAAACGAATTAAAAATTTACCTGGAAAGGCAGGGAATTAGATTATGA